GGGGTGATCTTTAAGGAAACGGGTACAGTCGTAGACGTGGCCATGGACGATAATCCAGGAAGAGTCGGCGGAGTTGTGTTTCTTGACGTCAGCCATGGAGAAGGTCTTTGACGAAGTGTTCATGAAGGGTGTTGAGACGCTTTTCTTGAGTGTTTGGTTGCTTTCCGATGATATCTCAAGATGTCTTTCCTTGGCCATCCATCCGCCGGACTGGTTGGCCGGTACGGTAGGATGCTCGAACACAATTCCAATCTCACCCTTGTGTCTCTTGCATACATTTGTTTTCACCCGGAACCAGCAATTGTTCATCATTCCCTATACATTATTGTACCATAAGGTCAAATTAGACAACTATTGTACTTGTCTGCAATATTGTCTTGCATCAGCATGAACTTGATAGAAATCAAGTCTGAAAAATATACACACTTTCTCTAAACAAGTgaaaaaataacattaaaaaaaattgtttgaGGTAATAAGTTGGTATCAGGACCTAGAATATACGTTTATTTTATaagtatatattatttatttttatttgccagCCTAGGCTACAGTACACTGAATATATAAATTCTGACCTCTACCTAATACCCCTTTTCGTAATTTTATCAATACTtaataaattttagaattttaactCAAAATCTCTTCACTAGAAGTAAATATATTGTTtcgttatataaaatttaaatatactaATTGATCCACTATATGACAACTCAAACCGGGCAATGGGAAAAAATTGCAGGAGTGGTAGTagcatttatttgtttatttctctttttaatcATCACTCTGATTTCAAAAGAATATTTATATCTAGAAGACAAATTGCTAGTCTACCATCCACATCAAGGACGATAATTGGTAAAttagattaatatatatatatatatatatatatatatatatatatcattaattattCATCTTCCAACAAGCAATAATTCTTTTTGAATAAGAATGTAAGAAGAGAATCTAAAACACTTGCATTGACAAATTGAAGCTGCACTAATTAAGGATGATGTAGGCACTAACATCATTCTTTAATAGAAATCAGCCCAAGGCATACGTCTACTGAAAATAACAGGTGGGTTTGGGGCACACAATTCCAAACTCTGTGGGGTTGGTAAGTAGAAATTTAGCTTCCAGAGTAGAATGCACCAATAGGACTCTCTTGTCGCCATCACCTAAACCCAAGTTGTCAACTCGGTATTGGCTTAAGATTTACATCTTTAGCCTTGACCGCACTTAACAAGTGTGTGTTCAAAATACTCCCACGTACATGATCATAAATTGGTGgactaaaaatttagaaaaataaataaaaatacacaTTTATATACATACCATGACATTCCAAATGAGCTTCTCGGGTTGGGTGCTGAGGGCCTGATCCCAGGCTCGAACCGAAATCTCTTTGGCTCCAAGTAGGTTGAGAACCTCCACATCCAGGGACCAGAAGCACCAGCACCAATATTTGCCATACTTGTTAGGCTTCTCAGGATGGTCCAAGGTGCAGACTTGCCACGTTTCCCCACCATCCATAGTCACTTCGACACGCGTCACTTTTTTCCCACCACCTATTTgcgtaaaaaagaaaaaaatgcacAGGAAACAAGAAGTTACTTCCAGCTCAAGAACTCTTAAAACCTCACTTGGGTTCAATTCGCGAATTGCCACAATAAAACATAAGTTTCAGTCTACCCACTAGCCAGCTTCCGTTCTTGTTTATGGTAAATCCACTAAACTTCAAAGTTTTGATTCTATATTTAGGAGACTACGATTCCCAAATGGTTTTTATCTTTTCTTATTAATGGCTTGATGAAaacgcgagagagagagagagagagagagagagagagcgtttCACGCAGCCACAAAAAGGAGAGGTTGATCCATGCAGGTACAACCAGCAAACGAAATCAGCTTTTTCCAAGAAACAGAAAGAATAGAACAATATTGATATGACGCCTTCAAATCCATATATTATCAAGTAGAGCAACTTGATTTCTATCTTTTGACATCCACCCTTTCATAAATTAAGATATGGCCAATACGGGAAAGATAtttcattttttataataattttattttaaactaaGTACAACTTAATTTGAATGATAAtccattttataattatttaaaaaaaaaaccatgAAAAAAGACATTCAAAGATAAAAGATCTTCAAAACTCACCGGAATATGCGTAACCCTTCAACGTGTACGGCCTCTGAGTTGTCCACGGATTAATTGGCAAGATCTCTTCATGAGACGGTGTCGTTATCACAGAATTTATATTTAACTCATTGATTATATACTCCGGTTTATACCACCATGCTGCATATAATTATCATCATCAAAAACTTTATTTTGTTGTTATCAAATGAATGCAATCAAATGAAAAATAACAAATCCCTTTAAAATATATAAACCTGACGCATATAAAATGTTTACCTTCAGCATTAGCAAGCTCAGCATCAACATGGGAGGGTAGAACTCTGTTGTCCTTGTAATGATAGTAGTTGTCTGATTCATTGGTGGTAACGATAATTCTCTTTAACCATTTAACCATACGCCCACCGATGAACCCTGGAATAATCATCCTCACAGGGAATCCATGGTCAGGAGCCAAAATATCACCGTTTTGCATGTAGGCCAGGATTATATCACGCGATGGATCCATAGCATACTCTTTCTTGATGCTGGTCCCGTACTTGGTCCCACCTCCACCTGGCAGATCCTCCGCCCCTTCAAAGCAAACGTTGAGGGCCCCCTTCTTGCAGCTGTAGATTCCACACCGCTTCAGCACCAAATGTAACGGTACACCGCGCCACACTGAAGTCGACACTCCTGCTGCTCCCCAGTTAAAACCGATGGTTTGTTTCACCATATTTTGTTCTTTTCGTCTATTGCCCGCGCAAACCAGGGTCACTGGGAATTCTCGGCTAGGGAACTCGTTCGCCAGCTGGTTCATGGTGAACCGGGTTGGTTTTTTAACCAACCCGCTAATCTCAACGGTCCAGTCCTTCCAACTCACCTTAGGAACCGGACCGTGGTTGCGGACATAGTGGAGCGGGACTGGGGTTATGAACCCGTGTTGCATTAGCCTGGACAAGGGCGCTTCACAGTTGAAGGGGTGTTTCCCTGTGAGGCGGATCATTGAAGGATTACGCTCCACCCAGTTATCGGCGGTTCCTTCGTCTCGCGGGTCGAGAATCGATGGCTCTAACTCGCTGTTGCCCTTGGAGATTAGATCCTTATAGTCAGCTTCGTCGTCGCTGGAGGAATCTTC
This is a stretch of genomic DNA from Hevea brasiliensis isolate MT/VB/25A 57/8 chromosome 12, ASM3005281v1, whole genome shotgun sequence. It encodes these proteins:
- the LOC110647032 gene encoding nitrate reductase [NADH], with the translated sequence MAASVDNRQFHLESPLNGVVRTFKPGPTHRSDSPVRTFNFTQDFTSSNQTPDPTMEEDSSSDDEADYKDLISKGNSELEPSILDPRDEGTADNWVERNPSMIRLTGKHPFNCEAPLSRLMQHGFITPVPLHYVRNHGPVPKVSWKDWTVEISGLVKKPTRFTMNQLANEFPSREFPVTLVCAGNRRKEQNMVKQTIGFNWGAAGVSTSVWRGVPLHLVLKRCGIYSCKKGALNVCFEGAEDLPGGGGTKYGTSIKKEYAMDPSRDIILAYMQNGDILAPDHGFPVRMIIPGFIGGRMVKWLKRIIVTTNESDNYYHYKDNRVLPSHVDAELANAEAWWYKPEYIINELNINSVITTPSHEEILPINPWTTQRPYTLKGYAYSGGGKKVTRVEVTMDGGETWQVCTLDHPEKPNKYGKYWCWCFWSLDVEVLNLLGAKEISVRAWDQALSTQPEKLIWNVMGMMNNCWFRVKTNVCKRHKGEIGIVFEHPTVPANQSGGWMAKERHLEISSESNQTLKKSVSTPFMNTSSKTFSMADVKKHNSADSSWIIVHGHVYDCTRFLKDHPGGTDSILINAGTDCTEEFDAIHSDKAKKMLEDYRIGELVDSTACTSDSNASSPNNSVHGASNMPLTRLAPVKETAPIKEIVPAVRNVALVPREKIPCKLVKKESLSHDVRLFRFALPSEDQVLGLPVGKHIFLCATIDEKLCMRAYTPTSTIDVVGYFDLVIKIYFKGVHPKFPNGGLMSQHLDSLPLGSIVDVKGPLGHVEYTGTGNFLVHGKPKFAKRLTMLAGGTGITPIYQVIQAILKDPEDETDMYVVYANRTEDDILLRDELDSWAKQHGDRLKVWYVVQESIKEGWQYSVGFVTESILRERVPEGSDDTLALACGPPPMIQFAVQPNLDKLNYDIKNSLLVF